The sequence TTAACCAAGTTAAAATATAAATTAACCGGCCGTTTTTAAATTAAACTGGTACCACTTGCCTGCTTAAACCCGATCACGAAGGAAGTTAATTCTCCCGCCGTATTTAGCGAGAACTCAAAGCCATGATCGGTTAATATTTGCCGTACCACAGTTAGCCCTATCCCCTGCCCATCTTTTTTAGTACTATAAAACGGCGAGAACAGGTTTGCGCTATCGGCATTGCTGATGCCGGGGCCATTATCGATAATGGTAAGCGTGTTTTTATCGGTACTGATATTAATCACCCCTGTTGCGTGATTAATAGCTTCGATACTATTTTTAATGATATTGATCAGCACCTGCTCCATTAGCTGTTCATCAGCCCGGATCATCAACTGGTCGCCTTGCAGGTTTAAATAGATCGCCACACCTTTATCGGCTGCTTTTAAAGTCATCAAACTAACTACCGAGCGCAGCAGTTTATGCAGATCGATATTTTGCTTTTTGGGCGCGGGCAGCTTCACCAGTTCGGCAAAGTTGCGCATAAACAGGTTCAGGTTTTGGTTACGGTCGGCCGCCACTTGCAGGGCATCCTTCAGGTTATTAAACTGGTGGCTTTCCCAAACCTTATCATTATTCAACGCCGAATTGATAATAGAATTTACCGGGCCGATGGTATTGTTCACCTCGTGCGCCATCATACGGATCACCTTGCCGTAGGTGCTTTTTTCGGCGGCCAGTATCTCGGCGGTTAGTTCCTCTATCATAATAAACTGTCGGGCAAAACCACGATCGATAAAATGCGCCTTTTGCAATTTATAGGTGTTCATGCCATCCGGTTTGGCCACTACAGATTCGCCCACCATCAATTCAGTAATATGTTTGAACAGCGGCTGCGGCAGGTCAGTGATCAGTTGGCCCTGCACCTCTTTTTCATCTACCGCGA comes from Mucilaginibacter mali and encodes:
- a CDS encoding sensor histidine kinase, encoding MRLSTKYILFVVLVHVITLGLTWFIFDDNKLFFIAAEAVVIVSLVISWRLYRQLVMPLKYLMQGVEAIKDRDFNVKFLPTGKHEVDQLVDVYNQMIDELRTERTRQEQQHFFLEKLIHTSPTGILILDYDNRVEHLNPRALQIFAVDEKEVQGQLITDLPQPLFKHITELMVGESVVAKPDGMNTYKLQKAHFIDRGFARQFIMIEELTAEILAAEKSTYGKVIRMMAHEVNNTIGPVNSIINSALNNDKVWESHQFNNLKDALQVAADRNQNLNLFMRNFAELVKLPAPKKQNIDLHKLLRSVVSLMTLKAADKGVAIYLNLQGDQLMIRADEQLMEQVLINIIKNSIEAINHATGVINISTDKNTLTIIDNGPGISNADSANLFSPFYSTKKDGQGIGLTVVRQILTDHGFEFSLNTAGELTSFVIGFKQASGTSLI